From the genome of Triticum aestivum cultivar Chinese Spring chromosome 3B, IWGSC CS RefSeq v2.1, whole genome shotgun sequence, one region includes:
- the LOC123066640 gene encoding uncharacterized protein, translated as MHQTRSSSLFLLSSTTIKSKSSSSDMAFHRRSTSLPSRPQVSETEVELELQSLEASISSSNSISTMCDCLRTLANIYDGLEEIICLPTNQVCSSQQRRNILDGEMEGSLELLDLCGAMQEIFVEMKAIIQELQVAPRKGDVAAAQAKIQSYTHLAKKARNHFKKATKKAPADCRMVMLLAKAREVSASLLESTLHLVSKQIEMPKQSLVSKAFHKKKAVVCKEEQLSELECSIGDLESGAGYLFRKLVQSRVSLLNILSS; from the coding sequence ATGCATCAAACTAGAAGctcttctctcttcctcctctcttcgaCCACAATAAAGAGCAAATCTTCAAGCTCAGACATGGCTTTCCACCGAAGATCGACAAGTTTGCCTTCTAGGCCTCAAGTCAGTGAGACCGAAGTTGAGCTAGAGCTTCAGAGCCTAGAAGCTAGCATCTCTTCATCCAATTCCATCAGCACGATGTGCGATTGTCTCAGGACTCTTGCAAACATCTACGATGGTCTTGAAGAAATCATCTGCCTACCAACCAACCAAGTTTGCTCCTCCCAGCAGAGGAGGAACATATTGGATGGAGAAATGGAAGGTTCCCTCGAGCTCCTAGATCTCTGTGGTGCCATGCAAGAGATCTTCGTGGAGATGAAGGCCATCATCCAAGAGCTGCAAGTGGCTCCAAGGAAAGGGGATGTTGCAGCTGCTCAAGCCAAGATCCAGTCTTACACCCACTTGGCGAAGAAGGCCAGGAACCATTtcaagaaggccacgaagaaggctcCTGCAGATTGCAGGATGGTCATGCTATTGGCCAAGGCCAGGGAGGTCTCTGCGTCTCTCCTGGAGTCCACACTCCATCTTGTGTCGAAGCAAATCGAAATGCCTAAACAGTCTCTTGTTTCCAAGGCATTCCACAAGAAGAAGGCGGTTGTTTGTAAGGAGGAACAATTGTCGGAGTTAGAGTGCAGTATCGGAGATCTTGAGAGTGGAGCAGGATATTTGTTCAGGAAATTAGTCCAGAGCAGAGTTTCTCTACTCAACATCCTTAGCTCATAG